ACTTTGATACGCTAAATTTACGTGAACAATTAGATCAACTAGGTCGTTGTCGTTTTATGGACCGCGAAGAATTTTCTACAGAAGCGGATTACCTTAAAGGTAAAAGGGTGGTTATTGTTGGCTGTGGAGCTCAAGGCCTAAATCAAGGTTTAAATATGCGAGATTCAGGTTTGAATGTTGCTTATGCTTTACGTCAGGCTGCTATTGATGAGCAACGTCAATCATTTAAGAATGCAAGCGAAAATGGTTTTGAAGTTGCTAGCTACGAAAAATTGATCCCTCAAGCCGATTTGGTTATTAACCTTACTCCTGATAAACAGCATACGAATGTTGTTGAAACTGTTATGCCTTTAATGAAGGAAGGTGCAACGCTTGGTTACTCGCATGGCTTTAATATCGTTGAAGAAGGTATGAAAATCCGTAAAGATTTAACGGTTGTTATGGTTGCTCCTAAATGTCCAGGTACAGAAGTTCGAGAAGAATATAAGCGTGGTTTTGGTGTTCCTACTCTTATTGCTGTTCATCCTGAAAATGATCCTAAAGGCGAAGGTTGGGATATAGCGAAAGCATGGGCGGCTGGGACTGGTGGTCATCGTGCCGGTTGTTTAGAGTCTTCATTCGTTGCTGAAGTTAAATCTGACTTAATGGGTGAACAAACAATTCTTTGTGGAATGCTGCAAGCCGGCTCTATTGTTTGTTATGAAAAAATGATCGCTGATGGTATCGATGCTAGCTATGCAGGCAAACTTCTACAATTTGGCTGGGAAACAGTTACAGAAGCACTGAAGTTTGGTGGTGTGACGCATATGATGGATCGTCTATCAAACCCAGCTAAAATTAAAGCCTTTGATTTATCTGAAGAATTAAAAGATCTAATGCGCCCACTTTATAATAAGCATATGGATGATATTATCTCGGGACATTTTTCAAGTACGATGATGGCTGACTGGGCAAATGATGATGTTAACTTGCTAGGGTGGCGTGAAGAGACGGGTGAAACTGCTTTTGAAAACTACCCTGATTCTAGTCTGGAAATTCCAGAACAAGAATATTTTGATAATGGTATTTTAATGGTTGCTATGGTTCGTGCTGGTGTTGAATTAGCATTTGAAGCGATGACTGCTTCAGGTATTGTAGATGAATCTGCTTATTACGAATCATTGCATGAGCTACCATTAATCGCTAACACTGTTGCACGTAAACGCTTATATGAAATGAATGTCGTTATTTCAGATACGGCTGAATATGGTAATTATCTATTCGCAAATGTTGCAACACCATTGCTGCGTGAAAAATTCATGCCTTTAGTTGATACTGATGTTATTGGTCGTGGTTTAGGGGCAATATCTAATCAAGTGGATAATGCTAAATTGATCGAAGTGAATGAGACTATTCGTAATCACCCAGTTGAGTATATTGGTGAAGAACTACGCGGTTATATGACTGATATGAAAACAATTGCTGTTGGTGGTTAACTTACATAATTAATAAAAAAGCCCGATATTATATCGGGCTTTTTTGTATCTAAAGGAATTGTTCTAATCTTAAGAACAAAATTATGTTTATTTTTCAGATAGTTTTTCTTCTAATAAAGCTAATTTTTGTTCCATTTCTGTTAGCTTTTTCCTAGTGCGCAATAGAACTTGAGTTTGAACATCAAATTCTTCGCGTGCTACGATATCTAGCTTATTTAATTGACCTTGAATGACCTGGCGAACTTTCTGTTCAACATCAGTTCCTAATTCTTTTACTGGTTGCGGCATTGAATCATGAATTTGCTTGGCAACTTGCTCTAATTTTTTTGGATTAAACATTATCTACCCTTGTTAAATATTTTTTATATTTTAAGCAAAGAGCAACGACTTGTCGCTAGACAAATAAAAAAAAGGCTACCGAAGTAGCCTATTCTTTATTTTAAAGAAGTTACTCTTGAATTTCTTTCCCTTCTTCAAACTCTGGTAAAGGTTTATGCTCACTTGCTAGGTAACTATAAATTACGGGTAATACGAATAACGTAAATAGAGTACCAATAGCTAAACCTGCAACAATAACAATACCAATACTAAAGCGCTGTGCAGCACCTGCACCAGTGGCATACATTAACGGGATTAAACCCGCAATCATTGCCGCTGTTGTCATTAGGATTGGACGAAGACGAACTTTTGCAGCTTCTGTTACCGCTTCAACGCGATTTTTTAGATTATGCAATTGTTCTTCTTTTGCTACTTCACAAATCAAAATACCATGTTTGGTAATCAAGCCAACGAGAGTGATTAACCCTACTTGTGAGTAGATGTTCATTGTAGCAGCGCCCCATGCGAGGGCAATCAAAGCACCACAAATAGCAAGAGGTACAGAAACCATGATAACTAATGGATCTCGAATTGATTCAAATTGAATCGCAAGTACTAGGAAGATGATAGCCAATGCTAAACCAAATGTAGCGTATAATGCGCTACCTTCTGTCACATATTGTCGAGCTTCGCCCATATAATCATGGTTGTACCCACTTGGCAATTTGCTATTTGCAATATTTTCGAACCAAGAAATAGCATCACCCATTGCCACACCTGGTGATGGTACAGCACCTACGGTAGCTGAATTTAGCTGATTGAAGTGAGGTAGAGATCTCGGCTCTGCAATAACATCAATCGCAATTAAGCTTCCTAATGGAACTGCTTCCCCGCTTGCTGAACGAACGTAATAATTATTCATTGATTCAGGGTTTAAGCGGAATTTACGTTCTACTTGTGGAATTACCTCGTAAGAACGACCATTGAGATCGATACGGTTTACATAGCCATCAGCCATCATCGTACTTAGCGTAATACCAATGTCTTGCATTGTCACACCGTAAGCACCCGCTTTATCTTTATCGATATTGATTTTCATTGTTGCAGAATCAAAATTCAAATCGATATCAGAATAAACAAATAGAGGGCTTCCTTTCACTTCAGTTAATACTTCCGTTGCTATTTGGAATAGACTCTCAAAGCTGTTTGGTGTCGTTATTACGAATTGAATTGGTAAACCTGAACCTGCGCCAGGCAATTCTGGCATTTGGAATGCTGTAACAGCCATTCCTGGGACATTTTGTACTAATTTACCAACACGATCTGTTACTTCTGCTTGGCTTGCTTCTCGTTGGCTCCAAGGAACCATTGATGCAATACCAAAGGCTTGGTTCGAGTTTGGAACACCGGTGAATACTTGAGCAAAGGCTATTTCAGGTTGATCTGAAAGAATCTTATTTACATCATTCATTGTGTTTTGTAAGTAATCTAAGTTAGCGTTAGATGTACCTGTACCCATAAGCATTACCACTCCTTTATCTTCTGAAGGAGCAAGTTCACTTGGTATGAACTTAAATAGTAATGGCAAGCTTGCAAAAACGATGACAGCAAATGCAATGATTACTGGTCGATGCTGCATTACCGAGCCAAGAATACGTTCATATTTATTCGTCATACCATCAAGGAAATGATGAACTGTGCTTTCAAATTTGCTTGGTACTTCATTTGCTTTCAGCATTTTAGAACACATCATTGGAGATAATGTTAACGCGACTATCCCTGAAACAAATACTGAACCTGCGAGCGTTAAAGCAAACTCTTTAAACAATGAACCCGTAATACCACCCATCATCGCGATAGGAGCATATACCGCGCCCAGCGTTAGAGTCATTGCAATTACCGGAATTGCGATTTCACGCGTACCAATAATAGCGGCCCTAAACGGGGTTTCTCCAAGCTTAACGTGCCTATCTACGTTTTCTAATACAACGATGGCATCATCAACAACAAGCCCGATGGCCAATACCATAGCGAGAAGAGTCATTAGGTTCCATGAGAAGCCCATGACTTGCATTACCATTGCAACACCAACAAGTGATAGAGGAATGGTGACAATAGGAATGATAACCGCTCGGAATGAGCCTAAGAATAAGGTAATAACGATAAGTACGATGACCGCAGCTTCAACAATAGTCTTAATAACTTCATGGATAGATTCATTAATCGCAATCGTTGAATCGTACATGATGTTCATTTTGATGTTTGTTGGAAGGTTTTTCTCTAATTGAGGTAAAAGCTTCAATACATCAGCCGCAATGTTAATTGGGTTGGCACTTGGTGCGGCATTGATTGCAGTAACTACGGCTTCTTTGCCGTTTGCACTTGCACGGTATATATCATGACTCTTTTCTAAAGATACCTTAGCAATATCACTTAGGCGAACCACTTCACCATCGTCTGTTTTAATAACTAAACGCTCAAGCTCCTCTACATTCGAGACTTGAGTATTTGCGCTACCATTATAAAGAACGAATTCACCGGTTGCTTGGCCTGCTGCTGACTGAAAGTTATTGGCATTTAATACGCTCATAACATCTGTTGCTGTCATATTTACTGCAGCCATACGTGCTGGTTCTAACCAGATACGTAATGCATATCTAATACCGCCGTATAGGTCGATTTTAGATACGCCATTAACGGTGAATAGTTGCGGGTTCACAACGCGTTCTAAATAATCGGTGATTTGACTTGAGGCAAGTTCATCACTGGTAAAGCCGATATATAACACCGCGGTAGTTGAACCTGTCGACATAGTAACCGTTGGATCTTCCGCTTCTTTTGGAAGCTGAGAACGCACCGAGTTAGTCTTGGCTAATATATCGGAGAGGGCAGCATTCGGGTCCGTATTTAATTTCATAGTAACAGTAATGGTCGATTGCCCCATTACTGATTGAGAGGTCATGAAATCAATATTATCGGCTTGTGCTACCGCTTGCTCTAAGGGTTGAGTTATGAAACCTTGAATAAGGTCAGCACTCGCGCCGTAATAGCTTGTTGTTACCGTTACAACGGTATTGGTCATTTCAGGGTATTCACGAACCTGCATTTTGAAAATAGCTTGGATACCAAGCAAAGCAATCAAAAAGCTGATCGATACCGCTAAAACTGGACGTTTAATGAAAACATCAGTAAAGCGCATAATTCCTCCGGTTACAACATTGGTGTTTCAGCAGGCGGCGTTGTTGCGTCACTTTCGACAACACGCACTTTTGCATCGTTACTTAGACGAACTTGTCCTGATGTCACGACCATATCTCCAGGTTTAACACCATCAAGAATATGAGCAACAGCTTTAGTTCGTTCACCTACTTTTACAACCGCTTGTTTAACACGTTTAACACCGTCAACATCAGAAACGATGTAGACATTGTCACCATATAGCGTGAATGTAATTGAGGTTTGAGGAATAACCACTTGGTTTTCAAATGCTGGGAGAATGATTTCAGCGCGAGCAAACATACCACTACGTAGCTTACCACCATTATTTGGAATATCAGCTTGAACCTGAATTAACCCACTTTGAATATTTACCGCTGGTTCAATTGCACTGATCGACCCTTTGAAAGTCTCAGTTGGATAAGAGTCGATGTATATATCGATGTCTTGTCCGATATTAATGCGAGAAATATCAGTTTGAGGCACCGTAAAGCGTAAACGCATAATGCTAGTGTCTTCTAGACGGACAATATCAGTACCTGGTTGTAAGTATTGACCAAGATAAACATTACGGATACCAATGACACCAGCAAATGGTGCTTTGATTTCACGACGCTCAATAGTCGCTTTTAGGCCTTCAATATCAGCAGCAAGAGAGAAGAAATTTGCTTCTGCTTCATCGTAAGCTTCTTTAGAGATAGACCCTTTTTTAAATAAACCTTTATAGCGTTTATATTTTGCTTCAGCAGCAGGTAGGCGTGCTTGAGAGCTTCTTAAGTTTGCTTTTTCTACTTTAGAATCAAGAGAAATAAGCAATTGGTCATCTTTTACTTGGCTACCAGAATCAAATGAAATTTTATCGATCACACCGTTTGATTCAGTGGTTAGTGTTACACCTTGGTTTGGTTCAATAAAACCAATCGCCTCGATAGTTGGAGTCCAGGTTGACGCTTTGACTGTTTCTATCGTGACAGGAAATTCAGGTTCAGGGCGGTTTGCCATAAATTCAGCAATTTTTTGCTGTTTAAACATGTTAAAGCCAATAACACTACCAAAAATAAGTAGTGCAAGAAGCAACATAAAGAAAGTCCACTTTTTCATTCTAATTAGAACTCCAAATTAGTGTTTAATAATTGCATCCCAACTGGCTTCAATTGCCGAGTCGAGATCATCGTCTGTTAGTGTAAAAGTACCTTGAGCATATCTGCGAGCTAAGCAAACACTTGTCTCTAAGCTAAGGCCTGTAAGTATTTCCACATTGAAAGGTTTAAAAACGCCTTGCTCAAGTCCATCGACAAAGAGTTGATTTACTTGGGCAAACATTTCTTTTTCTAGTTCCCTAAATTTTACTAAATCTGTTGTAGGTAATGATTCATATTGATTGCGATTTAAAAAAGTGTTTTTTTCTGAAATAGCAAAATACCAAATGTTTAACCACATTGTACGAAAGCGAACTTTTAAAGGGTCGGTATTGCATACATTTTCTTGAATAGCACAAGCGACACGTTGAAGAATATTCAACTTAATCTCTTGGATCAGGGCTTCTTTATCATCGAAATAGCGATAAATGGTACCAGCAGCAACGCCAGCTTGATTTGCCACTTTTTGCATTGATAGACCACGGAACCCGTCAGTTGCAAGTAATTGTTCTGCTGACTCAAGAATGAGTCTACGTTTCTCCTTCATAAATGAATCCTTATGAAATGAATGAACGTTCATTTATTATTTTAAGTGAGAATGTCCATAAAGTAATCCGTTTTTGTGTCAAGAAACGTAAAGGTCGAGAGTTTTCTTCTATGGTTTACATGGTATTCATACATAGACAGCTTTATTATAGACGCAAATATTCCATTATCGATTTTATAGGTGATTCATGAGACTTAACCCACAGCAAGATGAAGCCGTTAAGTTTGTTTCTGGGCCATGTTTAGTATTGGCAGGCGCAGGCTCAGGTAAAACTCGTGTAATTACGAATAAAATAGCCTATCTAGTACAACAATGCGGGTATAAAGCTCGCAATATTGCTGCGGTTACCTTTACTAATAAAGCGGCGAGAGAGATGAAAGAGCGTGTTGGGCAAACGCTGAACAAACAAGAATCACGAGGGTTATTAGTATCAACATTCCATTCTCTTGGATTAGACATTATTCGTCGTGAATATAAAATATTAGGCCTAAAGGCAGGTTTTTCTCTTTTTGATGATCAAGACCAATTAGCCTTATTAAAAGAACTGACTGAAAAACAAATTGATGGAGACAAGGATCTACTACGTCAACTGCTTAGTTGTATTTCTAAGTGGAAGACTGACATGCTTACCCCAGATCAAGTTAAAGGCATTGTTCGCTCAGAGCAGGAGCAATTATTTGCTTTCTGTTATGAGATGTATTTAACGCAAATGAAAGCGTATAACGCATTAGATTTTGATGATTTAATCTCATTGCCGGTGTTATTGTTGAGAAATAATCAGGATGTACGTGAGCGTTGGCAGATGAAACTTCGCTATTTATTAGTGGATGAATATCAAGATACCAATACTAGCCAATATGAATTAGTAAAATTGCTTGTTGGTGAAAGAGGTCGATTGACCGTAGTAGGAGATGATGATCAATCTATTTATTCGTGGCGTGGAGCAAAACCTCAAAACCTTATTTTATTGAGTGAAGACTACCCTAATTTGAAAGTCATTAAATTAGAGCAGAATTATCGTTCAACGAGTCGAATTTTACGTGCAGCCAACATACTGATTGCTAATAATCCTCATGCATTTGAAAAACGGTTATTTTCTGAAATCCCTGATGGTGAGCAGATAAAGATTCTGACAGCGAAAGATGATGCGCACGAAGCCGAACGAGTTGTCGGTGAGATCATTGCTCATCGTTTCCTTAATCGAACCGATTATAAAGATTACGCAGTACTTTATCGTGGGAATCATCAGTCTCGACTTATTGAAAAATCACTAATGCAAAACCGCGTGCCTTATAAGATTTCTGGGGGGACTTCCTTTTTCTCTCGTTCAGAAATCAAAGACATCATGGCTTATCTTCGTCTTCTGACTAACCCTGATGACGATAATGCGTTTTTGCGTGTCGTAAACACACCTCGACGTGAAATTGGCCCTGTTACTTTAGAGAAGCTAGGTACGTATGCCAACATGCGTGGAAAAAGTTTGTTTGAAGCTTGTTTTGAAATGGGGTTAGAACAAACCTTATCTGGTCGAGGGCTTGAGTCACTGCGTCGATTTGGTCATTGGGTTGTTTCTATATCAGAAAATGCTGAGCGAGGTAATACCGTAGAGGCGGTGCGATCACTAGTAAAAGACATTCACTACGAAGATTGGTTGTACGAAACATCACCTAGCGCGAAAGCTGCAGAAATGCGCATGAAAAATGTATCTGATTTATATTCTTGGATTGTGGCTGATTTAGAAGGTGATAATTATGATAAAGAAGAGAAAACATTAAAAGAAGTCGTATTGCGCTTAACACTGCGAGATATGATGGAGCGTGGAGAAGATGAAGATGGTGCTGACCAAGTGCAGTTAATGACATTGCATGCATCAAAAGGCTTAGAATTCCCTTATGTGTATTTGATTGGGGCAGAAGAAGGTATTTTACCGCATCAAACCAGTGTTGATGAAGACAACGTAGAAGAAGAACGTCGTTTGGCGTATGTGGGTATTACGCGAGCAAAAAAAGAGCTGACTTTTACATTGTGTAAAGAGCGTCGTCAGTATGGTGAGCTAATTCGTCCCACACCAAGCCGTTTTTTAGAAGAGCTTCCGCAAGATGATTTAGATTGGGAAATGAAAAAACCTAAGCCGACTCAAGAAGAGAGAATGGAAAAAGGGAAAAGTAATATTGCTCATCTGCGTGCTATGTTGAAAAAATAGCCTCTTAATTTAAAGAATAAATAAAAATGCCCACATACCTGATTTGGTATTGTGGGCATTTTTGTACCAGTTAAATAAGCGGTACCTAATCTGCGGTATCTTACAGTCCTTTGATTAAATGGTCGATTGCAGCAACCAGCTCATCATCAGAACAATTCATACAGGTTCCACGTGCTGGCATTGCATTAAAACCGTTAATCGCATGATCTTTTAGAACATCCATACCTTTTGCGATACGAGGAGCCCAATCTGCTGCATTTTGAGTTTTTGGTGCGCCAGCTGCGCCAGTTGAGTGACATGCAATACAAAAGGTGTTGTATACCTGATCACCCGTACGAGGACCGGTTGGTTCTTCAACAACGGGTACATCACTTGCCAAATAGACTTGGCCTACTGGTTTAATTCGCTCAGCAATTGCATCGTCAGCATTGTTTGCAGCAAAAGAGGCTGTTGAAAAAGTTAATGCAGCAACTATTGCGACGATGGTGTTACGAATTGATTTATCCATTAAGCTCACTTTACACTCCCAGTTATTATTATTGGCTTAGCGCCATCTTTTTATTTCATTTACTAAGTAATTAGCAGCATAAGAAAAAATCGCCGCGTTAAGCTTGTGTAAACATTGAGTGATTATATCTGCTTAAATTGTTGCAATAAACCACTGAACCCCAAGAAAATGAGTATAAATACAAAGGAATTGTTTAAAAAGAGACCAAACGACAAAAAAGCAAAAAAAACACTAGACGAAGGACACCCATATCCGTATTATTCCTCTCCGCCGATAGGGTATACGCCCGTAGCTCAGTTGGATAGAGCGTTGGCCTCCGGAGCCAAAGGTCGAAGGTTCGAATCCTTTCGGGCGTGCCATCCGGAATAGAAATTAAAGGCACAGAAAACGTAACAAAGTAGTGGTGGCTATAGCTCAGTTGGTAGAGCCCTGGATTGTGATTCCGGTGGTCGCGAGTTCGAATCTCGTTAGCCACCCCATTATTTTGGTAACCAAGTTTACTTAGTAAATGAACGTTTCCAGTTTTGATTCAAGTAACATCCCAAGAATCGAAACGAAATTTGTCGGTGAATAGCGCAGCTTGGTAGCGCATCTGGTTTGGGACCAGAGGGTCGGGGGTTCGAATCCCTCTTCACCGACCACTATTTCAATAATCGCAGTAGCGGTTATATAAAAAATTTGTGGTGGCTATAGCTCAGTTGGTAGAGCCCTGGATTGTGATTCCGGTGGTCGCGAGTTCGAATCTCGTTAGCCACCCCATTAATTTTAAGGTAACTAAGTTTACTCCGTAAATGATGTTCCCTATTTTGATTCAAGTAACATCCCAAGAATCAAATAAAAAATCGGTGAATAGCGCAGCTTGGTAGCGCATCTGGTTTGGGACCAGAGGGTCGGGGGTTCGAATCCCTCTTCACCGACCACATTTAAAAGCCTCGTCAGAAATGACGAGGCTTTTTTCATTTCTGCGTTATATTATTCTAACCTTCATCACAAAATCATTATTTTAAGTTGTGCTTTTACTCTTCTTTTTCTTCTTCTCTTTCTAAGTTTCTATCGCTTGATTTTACCTTTATTTTGATTATATCCACTAAGTTATAAAGGGTTTTTAGATATTAAATCCTAAATAACCCGCTTAAACCAATTAAACGTTTGCTTATAAATGTTACGACTATTTATGTAAAGTTATCTAAATTAGAACGTAAGCAGTTTTACTTCCTATTTATTTAATTATTAGTAACTGGTTGTTTATTATTGATTTTGTGCTTATCTCAATAGCGATAGATATCGATTAAAGCGAATGGTAATGATTATTTATGCAGTAAAAAGGCATATAGTAGATTTATGCTCTTTGATTGTTGCTTTTTTGTGAATAATTGACTACATTGATGTTCTTATCAAGTAACTGCTGTTCATCACAGTTATGAATGGAATCAATATACAGACAGGGCAGGATGCTGCCGAGTAGTCGGAGTCTGATAATGTCACTTTTAGAAGTTAAAAATTTACGTATCGAATACCCATCTCGTCATGGTGTTCATGCCGCAGTAAAATCATTGTCGCTTTCAATAGAGCGTGGCGAGATTGTTGGCGTTGTTGGTGAGTCAGGTGCGGGGAAATCAACAGTAGGTAATGCTGTCATTGATTTATTGAGCCCTCCAGGCGTTATCGCCAGCGGAGAGGTGTTTTTAGATGGTGAGAAGATCTCTGGTCTATCAACAGAAGAGATGCGAAAAGTGAGAGGTTCTAAAATAGGATTTATTTTCCAAGATCCGATGACATCTCTAAATCCTCTATTTACTGTTGAACAGCAAATTATAGAAACCATTCATGCTAATTTGAAAGTATCATCAGAAGAGGCCTATGAGCGTGCTTTGTCTCTGATGAACCAAGTTGGTATACCACAACCTGAAAACCGCCTTAAACAGTATCCACACCAGTTCTCTGGTGGTATGCGTCAGCGTGTTGTGATTGCGATAGCGTTAGCTGGTGAGCCAGATTTAATTATTGCAGATGAGCCAACAACGGCGCTTGATGTCTCTATTCAGGATCAAATCCTAAGTCTTATCCGAGATCTCTGCGTTAAGAAAAACGTAGGTTGCATGTTGGTTACTCATGATATGGGCGTAGTTTCTAACGTTACCGATAAAGTCGCTGTAATGTTTCGTGGGGATTTGGTTGAGTTTGGTAAAACAGAAAAAGTATTGGGTAATCCTGATCATTCATACACACGTAGCTTGATATCTGCGGTTCCTCGTTCTGATATAAAATTAGACCGCTTTCCTTTGGTAAGTTATTATAGAAGAAGCGGTTAAGCATGAATGTATCGATGTAAAAACACATTGGTTAGGACAAAGCCAAGATCAACGTGAATGTTCTGGCCCATTGTTAAAAGTGGATAATGTCAGTCTTCGCTTTGTGACGAAAGACTCTATGTTTGAAAGTCGTCGAGAATACGTTCAAGCTTCAGATAATGTCAGTTTTGAAATTCATGAAGGTGAAACCTTCGGTCTCGTTGGAGAATCAGGCTCTGGTAAATCGACCATTGCTCGGGTTATTACCGGTTTATATCCGCCAAATTCAGGATCGGTTACCTTTGAAGGGGTTGATCTTACTGCGCTTAAATCTGAAAAAGAGCGTCGCCCAATGCGTCGTCAAATGCAGATGGTATTTCAAAACCCATATACCTCAATGAATCCACGCATGAAAATCTTCGATATCATTGCAGAACCGATTCGCTTCCATAAATTAACGCGTTCAGAATCAGAAACGCAACAGATCGTTAATGATCTTTTGGATCATGTGGGTCTAGGCCGAATGGC
The Aliivibrio salmonicida LFI1238 genome window above contains:
- the ilvC gene encoding ketol-acid reductoisomerase; translated protein: MSNYFDTLNLREQLDQLGRCRFMDREEFSTEADYLKGKRVVIVGCGAQGLNQGLNMRDSGLNVAYALRQAAIDEQRQSFKNASENGFEVASYEKLIPQADLVINLTPDKQHTNVVETVMPLMKEGATLGYSHGFNIVEEGMKIRKDLTVVMVAPKCPGTEVREEYKRGFGVPTLIAVHPENDPKGEGWDIAKAWAAGTGGHRAGCLESSFVAEVKSDLMGEQTILCGMLQAGSIVCYEKMIADGIDASYAGKLLQFGWETVTEALKFGGVTHMMDRLSNPAKIKAFDLSEELKDLMRPLYNKHMDDIISGHFSSTMMADWANDDVNLLGWREETGETAFENYPDSSLEIPEQEYFDNGILMVAMVRAGVELAFEAMTASGIVDESAYYESLHELPLIANTVARKRLYEMNVVISDTAEYGNYLFANVATPLLREKFMPLVDTDVIGRGLGAISNQVDNAKLIEVNETIRNHPVEYIGEELRGYMTDMKTIAVGG
- the ubiK gene encoding ubiquinone biosynthesis accessory factor UbiK; this translates as MFNPKKLEQVAKQIHDSMPQPVKELGTDVEQKVRQVIQGQLNKLDIVAREEFDVQTQVLLRTRKKLTEMEQKLALLEEKLSEK
- a CDS encoding multidrug efflux RND transporter permease subunit, which gives rise to MRFTDVFIKRPVLAVSISFLIALLGIQAIFKMQVREYPEMTNTVVTVTTSYYGASADLIQGFITQPLEQAVAQADNIDFMTSQSVMGQSTITVTMKLNTDPNAALSDILAKTNSVRSQLPKEAEDPTVTMSTGSTTAVLYIGFTSDELASSQITDYLERVVNPQLFTVNGVSKIDLYGGIRYALRIWLEPARMAAVNMTATDVMSVLNANNFQSAAGQATGEFVLYNGSANTQVSNVEELERLVIKTDDGEVVRLSDIAKVSLEKSHDIYRASANGKEAVVTAINAAPSANPINIAADVLKLLPQLEKNLPTNIKMNIMYDSTIAINESIHEVIKTIVEAAVIVLIVITLFLGSFRAVIIPIVTIPLSLVGVAMVMQVMGFSWNLMTLLAMVLAIGLVVDDAIVVLENVDRHVKLGETPFRAAIIGTREIAIPVIAMTLTLGAVYAPIAMMGGITGSLFKEFALTLAGSVFVSGIVALTLSPMMCSKMLKANEVPSKFESTVHHFLDGMTNKYERILGSVMQHRPVIIAFAVIVFASLPLLFKFIPSELAPSEDKGVVMLMGTGTSNANLDYLQNTMNDVNKILSDQPEIAFAQVFTGVPNSNQAFGIASMVPWSQREASQAEVTDRVGKLVQNVPGMAVTAFQMPELPGAGSGLPIQFVITTPNSFESLFQIATEVLTEVKGSPLFVYSDIDLNFDSATMKINIDKDKAGAYGVTMQDIGITLSTMMADGYVNRIDLNGRSYEVIPQVERKFRLNPESMNNYYVRSASGEAVPLGSLIAIDVIAEPRSLPHFNQLNSATVGAVPSPGVAMGDAISWFENIANSKLPSGYNHDYMGEARQYVTEGSALYATFGLALAIIFLVLAIQFESIRDPLVIMVSVPLAICGALIALAWGAATMNIYSQVGLITLVGLITKHGILICEVAKEEQLHNLKNRVEAVTEAAKVRLRPILMTTAAMIAGLIPLMYATGAGAAQRFSIGIVIVAGLAIGTLFTLFVLPVIYSYLASEHKPLPEFEEGKEIQE
- a CDS encoding efflux RND transporter periplasmic adaptor subunit; this encodes MKKWTFFMLLLALLIFGSVIGFNMFKQQKIAEFMANRPEPEFPVTIETVKASTWTPTIEAIGFIEPNQGVTLTTESNGVIDKISFDSGSQVKDDQLLISLDSKVEKANLRSSQARLPAAEAKYKRYKGLFKKGSISKEAYDEAEANFFSLAADIEGLKATIERREIKAPFAGVIGIRNVYLGQYLQPGTDIVRLEDTSIMRLRFTVPQTDISRINIGQDIDIYIDSYPTETFKGSISAIEPAVNIQSGLIQVQADIPNNGGKLRSGMFARAEIILPAFENQVVIPQTSITFTLYGDNVYIVSDVDGVKRVKQAVVKVGERTKAVAHILDGVKPGDMVVTSGQVRLSNDAKVRVVESDATTPPAETPML
- a CDS encoding TetR/AcrR family transcriptional regulator, with protein sequence MKEKRRLILESAEQLLATDGFRGLSMQKVANQAGVAAGTIYRYFDDKEALIQEIKLNILQRVACAIQENVCNTDPLKVRFRTMWLNIWYFAISEKNTFLNRNQYESLPTTDLVKFRELEKEMFAQVNQLFVDGLEQGVFKPFNVEILTGLSLETSVCLARRYAQGTFTLTDDDLDSAIEASWDAIIKH
- the rep gene encoding DNA helicase Rep; translation: MRLNPQQDEAVKFVSGPCLVLAGAGSGKTRVITNKIAYLVQQCGYKARNIAAVTFTNKAAREMKERVGQTLNKQESRGLLVSTFHSLGLDIIRREYKILGLKAGFSLFDDQDQLALLKELTEKQIDGDKDLLRQLLSCISKWKTDMLTPDQVKGIVRSEQEQLFAFCYEMYLTQMKAYNALDFDDLISLPVLLLRNNQDVRERWQMKLRYLLVDEYQDTNTSQYELVKLLVGERGRLTVVGDDDQSIYSWRGAKPQNLILLSEDYPNLKVIKLEQNYRSTSRILRAANILIANNPHAFEKRLFSEIPDGEQIKILTAKDDAHEAERVVGEIIAHRFLNRTDYKDYAVLYRGNHQSRLIEKSLMQNRVPYKISGGTSFFSRSEIKDIMAYLRLLTNPDDDNAFLRVVNTPRREIGPVTLEKLGTYANMRGKSLFEACFEMGLEQTLSGRGLESLRRFGHWVVSISENAERGNTVEAVRSLVKDIHYEDWLYETSPSAKAAEMRMKNVSDLYSWIVADLEGDNYDKEEKTLKEVVLRLTLRDMMERGEDEDGADQVQLMTLHASKGLEFPYVYLIGAEEGILPHQTSVDEDNVEEERRLAYVGITRAKKELTFTLCKERRQYGELIRPTPSRFLEELPQDDLDWEMKKPKPTQEERMEKGKSNIAHLRAMLKK
- a CDS encoding c-type cytochrome, with product MDKSIRNTIVAIVAALTFSTASFAANNADDAIAERIKPVGQVYLASDVPVVEEPTGPRTGDQVYNTFCIACHSTGAAGAPKTQNAADWAPRIAKGMDVLKDHAINGFNAMPARGTCMNCSDDELVAAIDHLIKGL